CCCACGCGTAATCCGATGTGGGTGCGTGGCGCCGGTGAAGCGCTCAAGGGACGCGTGGGCCAGTACATCTTCGTGTCCACGATCTCGGTCTTCAGCGACAACTCGATCGTGGGCATGGACGAGAGCGGTCCGCTGCACAAGCCGGGCGATCCGTCGGTCTGGGCCAGCAACGACGGTGCGAATTACGGACCCAACAAGGTGCAGTGCGAGCTCGATGCGAAGGCGCAGTTCGGCGAGGACAAGGTCACCGTCGTGCGTCCTGGATTGATTGTCGGACCCGGCGACTTGAGCGATCGCTTCTCCTACTGGCCGGTGCGCATCGACAAGGGCGGTGAGATTCTCGCGCCCGGCACGCCCAACGACGCGGTGCAGTACATCGACGCCGAAGATCTGGGGCAGTGGATGGTGCGCGTCGCGGAGAATCACGCCATCGGCACCTTCAACGCCACGGGCCCGAAGTCGCCGACGAACATCGCGGAGATGCTGTACGGCATCAAAGCCGTGACCAGTAGCGACGCACGCTTCACCTGGGTGGCCGCCGATTTCCTCGCGGAGAACCAGGTGCGGGCGTGGAGTGACATGCCGGTGTGGATGCCGCCCACGGGGCGCACGGCCGGCTTCATGTCGGTGAATTGCAGCAAGGCGTTCGCCGCCGGGCTCACTCTGCGGCCACTGGCCGATACGGCGAAGCACACGCTCGACTGGTACAAGACGCGTCCGGCCGCCGAGCAGGAGAAGGCGCGGGCGGGGCTGGCGCCGGAGAAGGAGAAGACCGTGTTGGCGGCGTGGCACGCCAAGGTGGGGAAGTGAGCACTGCGCGTGTCGTCGCACCGTTGCGCGTGCTGGTATTGGGCGGCACGGGTTACATCGGCCCGCATCTGGTGGAGCACGCCTTGGCGCGTGGTCACACGGTTACGCTGTTCAATCGCGGCAAGACCAAGCCGGGGTTGTTTCCGAAGGTCGAGAAGCTGATCGGCGACCGCAGCGATCCGAACGGACACGAGGCGCTGAAAGGGCGCACGTGGGATGTGGTGTACGATTTGCCGACCACGAATCCGCAGTGGATCGTGAACGCGGCGGCGGTCCTGAAGGGCAAGGTGGCGCAGTACGTGTTTGTGAGCAGTACGGCAGCGTACAAAGATTTCACGCGCTCGTTTCCCGACGAGACGCACCCCACGCAGGAGCCGGCGCCGATCAGTGGCCCCGATGCGGCCGCTGCGCCGTATGGCAACAAGAAGGTGCGCTGCGAGCAGCTGGTGCAGGACGCATTCGGTGCCGGCGCCACGGTGGTGCGGCCGGGGCTGATCGTGGGTCCCGGCGATCTCACCGATCGGTTCACCTACTGGCCGGTGCGCATCGAGAAGGGCGGCGAGATTCTGGCGCCGGGTACAATTGACGATCCGGCGCAGTGGATCGACGTGCGCGATCTCACCGAGTGGATGGTGCGTTTGGGCGAGAGCCGTACGGGCGGTGTGTTCAATGCCGTCGGTCCACGCACGGTGTGTGGCATCGGCGAACTGCTGTACGGCATCAAGGCGTGCTTCAACAACGACGCGCGCTTCACGTGGGTGCCGACGTCGTTCCTCACCGCGCAGAAGGTACGCTCGTGGGTGGAGATGCCGGTGTGGTCGTTCACTGGCGCCAGTACGGTGGCGTTCAGCACGAGTGTGATCGAGAAAGCGCTGGCGTCGGGGCTCACCTTCCGTCCGCTGGCCACCACGGTGCGTGATGCGCTCACCTGGTATCACGCACGTCCGGCGGCGGAGCAGGAGAAGTTGCGGGCTGGTATCGCGCCTGAGCGCGAGCGTGAAGTCTTGGCCGCGTGGCACGCCCAGCAATCCGGAGCCAAGTGATCCGTCGCGTCATGGCGAAGCTGGTGACGGTGGAAGAAGGCGAGTGGCGGGCCACGCTACTCGCATTTTCTTTCTTCTTTTTCTTGTTGGCGAGCTACTTCATTCTACGTAGCATTCGCGACGCGATCGGCGTAGCCGCCGGTACGGCCAAGCTCCCGTGGCTCTTCACGGGCACGCTGATTGCGACGCTGCTGGCCAATCCGCTGTACGCCACGATCGTGTCGCGCCTTCCGGTGCGACGCTTCATCCCGATCGTGTACCGGGTGTTTGCCGGCTTGCTCGTGGTGTTCGCCTTCGCGGTATACAGTACCGGTCCCGCCGAAGAGAAGTATCTCGGTCCTGCCTTCTGGATCTTCATCAGCGTCTTCAGCCTCTTCGTGCCCTCGGTGTTCTGGGGCTTCATGGCGGACACGTTCTACAGCGATCAGGGCAAGCGCCTCTACGGCTTCATCGGTGTCGGTGGCACGTTGGGTGGGATGTTCGGCTCGAAGTTCACCTCGCTGATGGCGACGCAGGTGGGAACGCCGATGCTGATGTTGATGTCGGTGCTGCTGCTCGAGTGCGGCGTGCAGATGCTCCGCAAATTTCCGCCCAGCTTCCGTGCGGAAACGCGCGATCGCGAAGAGGCAAAGCGCTCGGTGGGTGGTGGCTCCCTGGCGGGGATCACGCATGTGCTGCGCTCTCCGTACCTGCTTGGCATCTGTCTCTTCATGCTGTTGTTCACGATCGGCACGACGGTGCTGTATTTCCAGCAAGCCGAGATCGTAGGCGCGAAGTTCGCGGATCGTGAGTCGCGCACGGCGTTCCTGGCGAATCTCGACTTCTATGTGCAGCTGCTGACGGTGCTGGCGCAGCTGTTCATCTCGGGTCGCGTGATCAAGTGGATCGGCGTCGGGATGACACTCGCGATCCTGCCGCTGGTGAGCGTGATCGGCTTCGGCGCGCTCGGCGTCTGGCCGTCGCTCTCGCTGTTTGTGGCCTTCACGGTGATTCGTCGCGCCGGCAACTATGCGTTCGCGAACCCTGGCCGTGAGGTGTTGTTCTCGGTGATCCCCGCCGAGGACAAGTACAAGGCCAAGAACTTCATCGACACCTTCGCGTACCGCAGCGGCGACCAGATCGGCGCGTGGAGCTACGCCGGCATGTCGGCCGCCGGTCTCGCGGTAAGTTCCATCGCACTGATCGCGGCGCCGATGAGCGCGGTGTGGCTGGTCGTGGCAATCTGGCTGGGGCGGCGACACACGGTCATGTCGAAAGCGGAGTCGTTGTAGCGGCTTCACGAACTGCTCTACCGCGAATTATCGCCGATGCCCGCGGATTGAACTGCCAAAATATTCTGCATGAGTGCTCGCCGCGGTGGTTGTCGCGCTGGCGAGAGCAATCTGTGATTTGTCCGCGTTGATCAGCGGTAAAGTTGTTGGTTTTTGCCGTTTCCACGAACAGCTATACCGCGAATTGTCGCCGATGCCCGCGGATTGAACTGCCAAAATATTTTGCATGAGTGGTCGTCGCGCTGGTGAGAGCAATTCGTGAGTCACCCGCGTTGATCAGCGGTAAGTCTGTTCCTTTTTGTCTTCCTGAACAGCTCTACCACGGATTGTCGCCGATGCCCGCGGATTGAACTGCAGAAGCACGCGACTACTGCGGCACCATTTTCACGAAGCCATCGTACTTCCAGGTGCCGCCTACGCGGAGCCAGCGTTCGCAGAAGGTGTAACGGTTCGTCTGCGGCAGCTGCCCATCGAGGGCGGGGGCGGCGGTGAAGTGGGTGGTGTACGAGAGATTGATCTCGTGCGGGAGTTCACCGCGCTCGATGCGCGTGATCGCTACCCACACACCGGTAGGGGTGGCGCATCCCACGCCGCCCACCGCTGGGCAGGGGTCGATGTCGAGGGCGCGGGTCTCGGGCCAGTCGGCGATCGGGGCGAACGCGATCGTGGCTAGTGTTTGACCATTGTACTGCCGCACCGCCTCGCTCGTGGCCGCCCGTCCGAATCGTTTCGCGCTGTACTCCGCGATCGGGACGCCGGCCGGCCGGTCCTGAGAGATGATGCGGTAGATTGCCTTCGACACGAGCGACTCGGCGTCCGGTAGCGACCACGCCCCGGCCAGTGCCTGCTGCGGCCGCGCGGCGCTGAGCCGTGGCTGGGCCGACATCGGTTGCCACGGGGCGACCAAGCCGAGTACGACTAAAGCCGCGACCGCGATGAAGCGGTCACGAGGAGCGCGAGACGGAACGGGCGTGAGCAAGCTGGTCGGCATGGCTGGTGGTGAATGCTACACTATTCTCGTCAGCGCGTCGCTTGGCTCGCGGAGTTTCGTCCCAGCCAGTGTTCCGTGCGGTGATGCGGGACACGTCACCGTCACACCACTCGCATGAGGCGTGGCGCTGTTCGTGTACATGCTGCAGGTGCCGGCCAATCGCATCGGCTATACCGAGCTCTCACTGGGTCAGCTCAAGATCATTCAGGAGGCGATCGCGCTGACGGTCTTTGTCCCGTTCGCGGTGCTGTACATGAAGGAACCGCTCAAGCTGGACTATCTGTGGGCGGCGCTGTGTATTGTGGGGGCGTTGTACTTCATGTTCCGAGGCAGCACAGCTGAGCTTTTGCCTCAGCCACTTGACAGCGTTAAGTGAACCTCTCACCTTTCGGGTCATGAACACCTCCGCCATCCGCACCGCTTCGCTGGCCCGCCGGGAACGGCAAAAGGCCGAGACGCGCCAGGCTATCCTGGACGCGGCGCGGGAGCTGTTCGTGACCGATGGCGTGGAGGCCACCACGATGCGGGCGATCGCGGCCAAAATCGGCTACACGCCAACCGCGATCTACCACCACTTTCGGGACAAGGACGCCCTGATCGTGGAGCTATGCATGGCCGACTTCACCGCGCTCGGTCAGGCCATGTACAAGATCGGCCGCATCGAGGATCCGGTGGAGCGGCTACGGCGGATGGGCTTGGCGTACACCGACTTTGCGCTCGATAATCAGAGCCAGTATCGGTTCATGTTCATGACATCATTAAAACATCCCATGGTGGATGCGGCCGGAAATATCGTGAAGTCGCCCGACGAGGACGCCTACGGGTTTCTCCTCCAGACGGTCACCGAAGGGATCGAGAAAGGCGTCTATCGCCCCGAGCTGAGCGATGCCCCCGAGCTGGCCCAGATGTTCTGGGGTGGCATCCACGGCATCATTTCTCTCTGGTTTACCCACTGCAACGAACCCCACATCGTGTTCCGCGACCCCCGCGAAACGGTCCGCACCATGTGTGACGCGATGATCCGCGGAAGCCTCCGAAACTCTGCCTGACGGAATTCCATCCGGTTCTTAGCTCCACCCGACGCCTCGGCGTCTTCTTTTGGCCCATCGACTTAACACTGTTCTATTAACGATCTATGTTCTACACACTACCGATGTTCAGAATGCGTCACTGGCTGCTTCTACGCCTCACTGCCGCGCTTACGGTCGGTGGCGCCGCTTCGGCCAAAGCGCAGAGTCCGCCCACCGCCCGCCAACTGCTCGACCGCTATGTGGCCGAGGCGCTCGCCGCCAACCTCGCCCTCGCGCAGCAGTCGGCCGCGCTCACCCGCGCCAACGCCGGCGTGCGCGAGGCCAACGGGCGATTCCTCCCCTCCGTCGGCCTGAACGCGCGCTACTCCGAATTCAGCGGCGTCATCAACATCGGCGACTTCATCAATCCGGCGTACCGCGCGCTCAACCAGCTCGTCGGCGAGTCACGCTTTCCGACCAACGTGAACGCTTCGCTCCCGCTGCGGCAAGAAACCAAGTTCGAGCTCACGCAGCCGCTCTTCAACGACGCCCTGTTCGGTGCGCGTGCCGCCGCGCGGGCCCAACGCGACCTGGCCGGCGCCACCCGCAAGGGCGCCATGCGACAGCTCGCCGCCGACATTCAGCAGGCTTGGCTCGGCTACGCCAGCACCGTGCGCGCCGTCGAGACACTCGAGTCTACGCTGCCGGTGCTCGACGAGAACGTACGGGTGAGCGAGCGCCTAATCGGTGCCGGACAAGCCACTCCCGACGTGCTGCTCCGTGCGCGGGCTGAGCGAAGCGAGCTGCTCCAGCAAATCGAGGAAGCGCGACGGCAGAGCAACGCCGCCCGGCGAGGCTTCAATGTGCTTCGCAATCGTGACGATGACGCGGCCATCTCGCTCGTGGACGACAGCACACTGCTTGCCGTCGACACGCTGTCGCGAAGCGCGCTGCTGGCCCATGCCCTCACGCATCGCGAAGAACTCGCGCAGGCCGGCACTGGTATCTCGTTGGCCCGCGCGCAGCAGCGCATTGCTACGGCGGCCTACCTGCCAAGCCTGGCACTGGCCGCCAGCTACGGCGTGCAGGGTGATCGCTATCGCTTCAATACTCGCAGCGACGTGAGCCTCGCCTCGGTGGTGCTGTCGTGGAACGCCTTCAACGGTGGACAGGACGCCGCCCGCCGCGAACAAGCCAGCGCGACGCGAACGGAAGCGGAATACCGCCAGCGTGAAGTCGAGCGCGCCATTGGCCTGCAGGTGTTGAACGCGTACGACGCCGTGCAGTCGGCGCGCAGCACGCTTGTTACCGCCGATGACCGCGTAGCCAGTGCCGAGCGCGCTTTCGCGTTGGTGCAGCGCCGCTTCGCCGAGGGACTCGCCACGCCAGTGGAGTTCCTGAGCGCACGCACAGCGTTCACGTCGGCGGCGATCAACCAGGTGATCACGCGCTTCACCTTCGCCACCCGTGTGGTGGAACTCGAACGCGCTGCTGCCTTGCGCGCGCTCCCCAACTGAATCGCTGCGCCGAGCCGAGGACCACGCATGCCTAACCCCTCCACCCCCACGATCATGACAAAAGCCATCAACAACCCGCGCACCACGCACATGCTTCGCCCCACCATGCTACTGTCGGCGGCCATGGTGCCACTGTTGGCGGCCTGCGATAGCGCTCCGGCAGCAGAGCAGGACGCCGCCGCTCGTGCACCGGCGGTGTCGGTGAGCGTCGCCACCGTCACGAGCGCTACACCCGCCAACGCGGTAAGCGCCACGGGCACCTTCGGCTCGCGCGATGAAATTCCGCTGGCGTTCAAGATCGGCGGAGTGGTATCGCGCGTCCTGATCGATGAGGGAGCGACGGTGCAACGCGGCCAGTTGCTGGCGTCGCTCGACCTGCGTGAGATCAATGCGGCCGTGGACAAAGCGCAGGTGGGTTTCGACAAGGCCCAGCGTGATCAGGCCCGGGTGCAGCGGCTGGCGGCTGACAGTGTGGCAACGCTCGCGCAGCTGCAAGACGCCACGTCGGCGCTCGAGGCCGCGCGGTCGGATCTGGTCTCGGCCAAGGTGAATCGCGAGTACGCCACCATCGTGGCGCCGGAAGGAGGCATCGTACTGCGGAGCCTCGTCACGGCCGGCTCGAACGTGTCGGCGGGCACCCCAATCCTCCAGCTCGGCGGCTCGCGTCGCGGTCGCGTGCTGCGCGTGGGGCTACCCGATCGCGATGCGCTGCGTGTGCAACTGGGAGACGCCGCCACGGT
This region of Gemmatimonas groenlandica genomic DNA includes:
- a CDS encoding TetR/AcrR family transcriptional regulator: MNTSAIRTASLARRERQKAETRQAILDAARELFVTDGVEATTMRAIAAKIGYTPTAIYHHFRDKDALIVELCMADFTALGQAMYKIGRIEDPVERLRRMGLAYTDFALDNQSQYRFMFMTSLKHPMVDAAGNIVKSPDEDAYGFLLQTVTEGIEKGVYRPELSDAPELAQMFWGGIHGIISLWFTHCNEPHIVFRDPRETVRTMCDAMIRGSLRNSA
- a CDS encoding NTP/NDP exchange transporter; the encoded protein is MIRRVMAKLVTVEEGEWRATLLAFSFFFFLLASYFILRSIRDAIGVAAGTAKLPWLFTGTLIATLLANPLYATIVSRLPVRRFIPIVYRVFAGLLVVFAFAVYSTGPAEEKYLGPAFWIFISVFSLFVPSVFWGFMADTFYSDQGKRLYGFIGVGGTLGGMFGSKFTSLMATQVGTPMLMLMSVLLLECGVQMLRKFPPSFRAETRDREEAKRSVGGGSLAGITHVLRSPYLLGICLFMLLFTIGTTVLYFQQAEIVGAKFADRESRTAFLANLDFYVQLLTVLAQLFISGRVIKWIGVGMTLAILPLVSVIGFGALGVWPSLSLFVAFTVIRRAGNYAFANPGREVLFSVIPAEDKYKAKNFIDTFAYRSGDQIGAWSYAGMSAAGLAVSSIALIAAPMSAVWLVVAIWLGRRHTVMSKAESL
- a CDS encoding NAD-dependent epimerase/dehydratase family protein yields the protein MSTARVVAPLRVLVLGGTGYIGPHLVEHALARGHTVTLFNRGKTKPGLFPKVEKLIGDRSDPNGHEALKGRTWDVVYDLPTTNPQWIVNAAAVLKGKVAQYVFVSSTAAYKDFTRSFPDETHPTQEPAPISGPDAAAAPYGNKKVRCEQLVQDAFGAGATVVRPGLIVGPGDLTDRFTYWPVRIEKGGEILAPGTIDDPAQWIDVRDLTEWMVRLGESRTGGVFNAVGPRTVCGIGELLYGIKACFNNDARFTWVPTSFLTAQKVRSWVEMPVWSFTGASTVAFSTSVIEKALASGLTFRPLATTVRDALTWYHARPAAEQEKLRAGIAPEREREVLAAWHAQQSGAK
- a CDS encoding TolC family protein codes for the protein MFYTLPMFRMRHWLLLRLTAALTVGGAASAKAQSPPTARQLLDRYVAEALAANLALAQQSAALTRANAGVREANGRFLPSVGLNARYSEFSGVINIGDFINPAYRALNQLVGESRFPTNVNASLPLRQETKFELTQPLFNDALFGARAAARAQRDLAGATRKGAMRQLAADIQQAWLGYASTVRAVETLESTLPVLDENVRVSERLIGAGQATPDVLLRARAERSELLQQIEEARRQSNAARRGFNVLRNRDDDAAISLVDDSTLLAVDTLSRSALLAHALTHREELAQAGTGISLARAQQRIATAAYLPSLALAASYGVQGDRYRFNTRSDVSLASVVLSWNAFNGGQDAARREQASATRTEAEYRQREVERAIGLQVLNAYDAVQSARSTLVTADDRVASAERAFALVQRRFAEGLATPVEFLSARTAFTSAAINQVITRFTFATRVVELERAAALRALPN
- a CDS encoding twin-arginine translocation signal domain-containing protein, with product MSLDRRTFLKHSALLGGAVGLGLPTAAHAFTADGLRPLVYRPEAGTAQPKPLRILILGGTGFIGPNQVEYALARKHNVTLFNRGKTNATLFPKVPRIIGDRNVSGGHDGLKKGTWDVVIDNPTRNPMWVRGAGEALKGRVGQYIFVSTISVFSDNSIVGMDESGPLHKPGDPSVWASNDGANYGPNKVQCELDAKAQFGEDKVTVVRPGLIVGPGDLSDRFSYWPVRIDKGGEILAPGTPNDAVQYIDAEDLGQWMVRVAENHAIGTFNATGPKSPTNIAEMLYGIKAVTSSDARFTWVAADFLAENQVRAWSDMPVWMPPTGRTAGFMSVNCSKAFAAGLTLRPLADTAKHTLDWYKTRPAAEQEKARAGLAPEKEKTVLAAWHAKVGK
- a CDS encoding efflux RND transporter periplasmic adaptor subunit, which gives rise to MPNPSTPTIMTKAINNPRTTHMLRPTMLLSAAMVPLLAACDSAPAAEQDAAARAPAVSVSVATVTSATPANAVSATGTFGSRDEIPLAFKIGGVVSRVLIDEGATVQRGQLLASLDLREINAAVDKAQVGFDKAQRDQARVQRLAADSVATLAQLQDATSALEAARSDLVSAKVNREYATIVAPEGGIVLRSLVTAGSNVSAGTPILQLGGSRRGRVLRVGLPDRDALRVQLGDAATVHFDALPSRTFTGRVQLVGRSADPRTGTYAVEITVNGADALPSGLVGAVSIAARASTDAATRGASISVDALLEADRDAATVYTVAAAREAPGELIAQPQRVRVMGVRGDRATIEGLAPDTRIVTRGAPYVTPGARVRIVTADTLNAALKATASPATPVKRTAVLP